The sequence GGTGGAGCTCGAGATCCTCGAAGCCTCGCGCCAGCAGTTCCCTGCCGATCGCCGTTCCGACGCCCTGCCCCCAGACCCCAGGATGCACCGCATAGGTGATCTCGCCTTGACGTTGTCCTCGGCTCCGGACATGGAGCTCCCCCATGCCGACGACATCGCCATCGAAACGGGCTATGTAGGCGAACCGATGCTGAGGTGCGTGCGACCAGGCCGCGACCGCAGCCGCCACGAACGCGCACGTCTGCTCTTCGGTATTCGGCCCCCAGGTCTGGAAGCGACAGACCTGAGCGAGGGAAGCCCAGGAGTGGACAGCTCGCCAGTCTGCGAGCTCAATTCTGCTCAAGGTCACCGAATGCCGAGCCATAAGCTGATCTTGCCAGAGACAGCTGCGCCGACCTACCGGTTCCAAAGCAGGCACACTCAACGACGCTTCCATATCCCTGTTACGGCCTGCCCACTCGGCGGACCGGCGGCGGCCACCATGAGTCCTTTCCCCATAGACCCCACGTATGAGGCCCGAATCTGACGTCGGGGCCCCCTCACGCACACAGCGGCGAACACCACGTTCTCCAGTGCAGGGCCGTGACCTGCATGGTCGGGTCTGTGGTCGGGGCCGACCAGAGCATGGTCGGGTTGGTGGTCAGGCCTCCCGGGTGTGCGTCCAGCTCACGCGCCGGGTGGGATCCTGGACGGGTTGCCACACCGGCGCTGAGGGCCCGTCGCGCAGCAGGTCGGCCATCGCTGCCACCAGGACGGGAACCTCACGCAGAAAGGCCGCCTCGGCCGTATCCCGGGCCGCTGCGTGCAGGGCCTGGGCACGGTTGTGGATATCGGCCGGGCCGGTGTTGTCCAGGATGAACAGCAGCCGCGGAAACAGCGGGTAGCGGCGCCGCCAGGATTCCTCCGGCGGTTCCATGAACGGCTGCCGGGGCCGTCCGACCGGCACGGGTGCGTAACGGTGGAGCCGGGCGTAAGCACCGATCTTCGAGGCCAGGCGCTCAGGCCCCATGGTCGCCCGGTCGACCTCTATGAACGCCCGCAGCATCGCCCCCTCCTCACTGCTGGCGCTGCCGGTGCGGTAGTACAGCAGCGCGTCCGGGATGACCGCCTCGCCGTGGCCGAGGGGGTGGTGGACCTCGGGGATCCAGTCGAGCGGCCGGCACACTTCGCCGCGGCGCCGGGCATCTTGCACGAACGCCAGCCCGACCTCTGTCACCGTCAGCCCATGCCCCGCCCGCAGCCGCACCGCGGTCCGGTCGGCGGCCAGCCGGGACGGCTGCCACTCCCGCAGCTCCGGCAACTGCGCGGCCACCTGCGCCCCGTACTCGGTAACGAACCAGACCCGCGTCCGGCCGGCCTGCGCAAGCGTGACCCGATCCACCAGACCCTCGTTACGGAGTTTGGCCATGCGGCGGCGCGTCTGCTCCACCCGCACCCCGGGCGCGATCAGCAGATGCAGCTGCTCCGTCGTCGCCATCCGGTACTGCGCCAGCACCGCCAACGCCAGCCGGTCCCCACCACCCGCATCCACATTCACCATCGCCCAACCTCGCTACCGGTCCAAGGCAGCACCCACCCCACCGGGCACCGCGCGTCCCCGCCACAGCAGCAGCCGGCCCCGACCACAACCCCGACCACGAAGGCCCGACCACGGTCACGAAGCGACAACACCACCCCCGACCAGGCCCACAACCCCACCCATGAACCGGCCGACAACCCCACCCACAACAGTCCGCGCCCCTCCAGCGCCTGACGACATATCCGCAGCTCACCACCCCTGCACGGCCGTGGTCGCCAGCCCGACATCCCCCTCTGCACACCCCCACACCCCGTCAGCCAGGAAGAAGGAAAGGGGCGGGGATGGGTGGGCGTGCCTCGGGGGATCGGGGCGCCGTGCTCTTGTTGCGCGTCGGCGGGCCTCCGCGCTCGGGCGACGGGCAAGGCCGGCGCGGAAGGGGACGGGCGGGGGCGCTGCCGAGCGGTTGCAGGCGCCCCCGCTGATCGATTGCTGAGGCTGTGTCCGTGCCTGCGGCTGTGATTCCGCAATCCTGCAGGGGCTGTTCGAGGACTGGGAGACCGAGACCATGCACGCCGAGGGCTGGTCCCGCGCCGCCGAACCCAAGGCGCCGCCCGCCCCGCCGGTACATCCCCGTCTCGTACCGCGCGGGGAAGGCTGAGCCGCGATTCATGCAGGAGCCCGGGACCGAGCGGGGTCCGGGCTCCTGCACCGCACACCGCCGGGGGGAGTCGGCGCGCTGGACCTGCCCAACGACGTCCGCACCTCAGGGATGCGCAGGGCGTGGCCGTCAATGGCGGCTGCTGTTCTTCCGCTGGGCAGGGCCCCGGCCGAATAGACAGCCCGAGGGGAGGCGGCCGGTGCGGGGTTAGGCAGTCAGCCTCGCAGGGCCCTCTGCCCCAAGGGGTTGCGGCGGAGGGCCCGCCCCTTTGACCGGTGCGAGGGGGGCTGTTCAGCGTTTCGTGAGGGCGGCCAGGTAGACCCGCACCAGCTCCGCGCCCGCCGTGCACCGTCCGGTTCCTCTCGGGCACTCGTGGCACGTGCGCAGGTGTTCCACGTACGTGTCGTAGCTGCGCTGGGCATCGGGTGTCATGGTGTGCATTCGTGCCTCCCCGCGACACGCGCCACCGGCGCGCTTGCTTGCCGACTGTCTCCAGCCAAACCCGAGCATATGGCGCGAGGAGCGCGTCTGTACCCCACTGCATGACGACGATGGATGACGAATGGGGCCCGTGCCGGTTCCGTCAACGCGGCACGGACCCCGGTGGCGAACCTACCCGCCTCCCGACCGGGGCACCCCCGCGGTTCGGGGTGCGGTGTCCACGCGTGTGGGTGGCGACAGTCGGCGGGCTCGACGGGGCGTTCGGCAGAAAGCGGGAGCGGGTGAGCCGCAACTTCCTAGCGCTGTCCCGCAACTGGTCCGGCTGGTTAGCCGTGGATGCTTTGGTCCACGGACTGCCCGCCGAAAGTTCCTGTCACGGTGTTCGAGTTCCCATCGCCTGAAAACTGCTGGTTGCTACCCGCGGACACGTTGTCGTTTTGGCTGTTGTCCTCATTGGCGTTGCCGTTGCCGAGAACGCCCACTGCGTCGATGGCTCCCGTTGTCTGGGTGAGTTCCTCTCCGGTACCGGGGTCGGGGTCCGCCACCGCGTTAGTTCCGGACAGGACGAAAGTGGCCCCGGCAAGAGCGAGACCAACAGCTACACGCTTCATGTTGTTCATGCCAGGCAAACAATCTTGAGTCCGTCCGAGTTACGTCCACCACGGAGTTCCGGGACGGTCTTTTGGCGAGGGCGCCTGGCGTTCTGGACTCACCTTGGCGGCCCGGCCAGGTTCACCGTTGTGGTGAGGACAGTCGGCGGGCTCGGCGGGACGCTCGGCAGAAAGCCAATGAGTAACCGCCCGTGCGAGCGGCGGCCGGGCCCGTGCCGTCCGGCGGCGCACGGCGACGATGCCCCCGCACCCGCCCCTACCAATATCGGCACGGGACCCCGGGGCCTGCCATCCCGGGGTCCCTCTGTGCGCAATTCGTTGACCATGCGCCCTCAATGACCGGCCGGACCCGGAGACCCGCCCGAACGCGTCCTCAGCCGGCATCGACTACCGGCTGCAACCCACGACGCTGCGCCAGGCCCTGTTCGGGAAGCGCCCGCACGGGCCGCGGGCCGGTTAGCCGTGGATGCTTTGGTCCACGGACTGCCCGCCGAAAGTTCCTGTCACGGTGTTCGAGTTCCCATCGCCTGAAAACTGCTGGTTGCTACCCGCGGACACGTTGTCGTTTTGGCTGTTGTCCTCATTGGCGTTGCCGTTGCCGAGAACGCCCACTGCGTCGATGGCTCCCGTTGTCTGGGTGAGTTCCTCTCCGGTACCGGGGTCGGGGTCCGCCACCGCGTTAGTTCCGGACAGGACGAAAGTGGCCCCGGCAAGAGCGAGACCAACAGCTACACGCTTCATGTTGTTCATGCCAGGCAAACAATCTTGAGTCCGTCCGAGTTACGTCCACCACGGAGTTCCGGGACGGTCTTTTGGCGAGGGCGCCTGGCGTTCTGGACTCACCTTGGCGGCCCGGCCAGGTTCACCGTTGTGGTGAGGACAGTCGGCGGGCTCGGCGGGACGCTCGGCAGAAAGCCAATGAGTAACCGCCCGTGCGAGCGGCGGCCGGGCCCGTGCCGTCCGGCGGCGCACGGCGACGATGCCCCCGCACCCGCCCCTACCAATATCGGCACGGGACCCCGGGGCCTGCCATCCCGGGGTCCCTCTGTGCGCAATTCGTTGACCATGCGCCCTCAATGACCGGCCGGACCCGGAGACCCGCCCGAACGCGTCCTCAGCCGGCATCGACTACCGGCTGCAACCCACGACGCTGCGCCAGGCCCTGTTCGGGAAGCGCCCGCACGGGCCGCGGGCCGGTTAGCCGTGGATGCTTTGGTCCACGGACTGCCCGCCGAAAGTTCCTGTCACGGTGTTCGAGTTCCCATCGCCTGAAAACTGCTGGTTGCTACCCGCGGACACGTTGTCGTTTTGGCTGTTGTCCTCATTGGCGTTGCCGTTGCCGAGAACGCCCACTGCGTCGATGGCTCCCGTTGTCTGGGTGAGTTCCTCTCCGGTACCGGGGTCGGGGTCCGCCACCGCGTTAGTTCCGGACAGGACGAAAGTGGCCCCGGCAAGAGCGAGACCAACAGCTACACGCTTCATGTTGTTCATGCCAGGCAAACAATCTTGAGTCCGTCCGAGTTACGTCCACCACGGAGTTCCGGGACGGTCTTTTGGCGAGGGCGCCTGGCGTTCTGGACTCACCTTGGCGGCCCGGCCAGGTTCACCGTTGTGGTGAGGACAGTCGGCGGGCTCGGCGGGACGCTCGGCAGAAAGCCAATGAGTAACCGCCCGTGCGAGCGGCGGCCGGGCCCGTGCCGTCCGGCGGCGCACGGCGACGATGCCCCCGCACCCGCCCCTA comes from Streptomyces aurantiacus and encodes:
- a CDS encoding GNAT family N-acetyltransferase, with the translated sequence MTLSRIELADWRAVHSWASLAQVCRFQTWGPNTEEQTCAFVAAAVAAWSHAPQHRFAYIARFDGDVVGMGELHVRSRGQRQGEITYAVHPGVWGQGVGTAIGRELLARGFEDLELHRIYATCDPRNLGSARVLSKLGMTREGRHRHTALIRDGWRDSEMFSVLEDEWHAATPSPRPPHG
- a CDS encoding replication-relaxation family protein, yielding MVNVDAGGGDRLALAVLAQYRMATTEQLHLLIAPGVRVEQTRRRMAKLRNEGLVDRVTLAQAGRTRVWFVTEYGAQVAAQLPELREWQPSRLAADRTAVRLRAGHGLTVTEVGLAFVQDARRRGEVCRPLDWIPEVHHPLGHGEAVIPDALLYYRTGSASSEEGAMLRAFIEVDRATMGPERLASKIGAYARLHRYAPVPVGRPRQPFMEPPEESWRRRYPLFPRLLFILDNTGPADIHNRAQALHAAARDTAEAAFLREVPVLVAAMADLLRDGPSAPVWQPVQDPTRRVSWTHTREA